In Pyrus communis chromosome 15, drPyrComm1.1, whole genome shotgun sequence, the genomic stretch AAGCAAGGTCGGTTGTTAAAATTCCTTCTTTCCAGATTATTGTGGCGCAGGGCGTTACTGGTTCGTTTCCCTGGTCAGCATTGTCATTTGCACCCATGTGGTTGGAACTTACTGGCTTCTCTCATGGGAAATCCGCTTTCCTCATCGCCTTGTTCGTGATTGGAAGTTCCCTTGGTGGCTTGTTTGGGGGTAAAATGGGAGATATCCTTTCCACACGTCTTCCAAACGCAGGAAGGATTATACTAGCACAAATAAGCTCCGCATCTGCCATTCCTCTAGCAGCAATTCTTCTGCTTGCATTACCTGTGGATCCATCTACGCCTATCATCCATGGTTTCATGTTGTTCTTCATGGGATTCTTTATTTCATGGAATGCTCCAGCTacaaacaagtaagtatttgaaatttctttttgaCAATTAGATTAGATTTATATTTCGTAGTTCTGTCTGTCTTTAATGTCCCTTACTCTTTTGCAGAAAGTAATTGAAATGACTAATGTGTTAAATTTGATGTCATGGTCCATGCAGTCCGATTTTTGCGGAGATAGTTCCTGAGAGATCGCGAACAAATGTATATGCTTTGGACAGGTCTTTCGAGTCCATACTCTCATCATTCGCTCCTCCGGTAGTTGGGATATTGGCTCAACACATGTATGGTTACAAGCCAGTTCGTCAAGGGTCCAGTGCATCTGAAGAGATTACCACGGACAGAGGGAATGCTTTGTCGTTGGCAAAAGCACTATACACAGCAATAGGAATTCCAATGGCTCTCTGTTGTGTCATCTACTCATTCCTATACTGTACCTACCCAAGAGATAGGGAGCGCGCTCGGATGGAGGTTTTAATAGAAGCAGAGATGCAACAAATAGAATTAGAAGATTCGCCTGCTGGAGAAGAATATTCACGTGCTCGGTTTCCAGAGTCGGAAGAGCTGTATGTGAATGATGAAACTGTCATTGAAGTGGAGTATG encodes the following:
- the LOC137718458 gene encoding uncharacterized protein, with the translated sequence MKAEALTLVLVNLAGIMERADESLLPGVYKEVGAALHTDPTGLGSLTLFRSIVQSACYPIAAYLAVRHNRAHVIAFGAFLWAAATFLVAFSSTFTEVAISRALNGIGLALVAPAMQSLVADSTDDNNRGMAFGWLQLTGNVGSIIGGLCSILIAPITVMGIPGWRISFHLVGLISVLVGVLVRLYATDPHFPDGETKDSSQNSSSSLWSQVKELALEARSVVKIPSFQIIVAQGVTGSFPWSALSFAPMWLELTGFSHGKSAFLIALFVIGSSLGGLFGGKMGDILSTRLPNAGRIILAQISSASAIPLAAILLLALPVDPSTPIIHGFMLFFMGFFISWNAPATNNPIFAEIVPERSRTNVYALDRSFESILSSFAPPVVGILAQHMYGYKPVRQGSSASEEITTDRGNALSLAKALYTAIGIPMALCCVIYSFLYCTYPRDRERARMEVLIEAEMQQIELEDSPAGEEYSRARFPESEELYVNDETVIEVEYEGEDAAGSDTDEQTLLYRQLTFANLSPE